A genome region from Anopheles stephensi strain Indian chromosome 2, UCI_ANSTEP_V1.0, whole genome shotgun sequence includes the following:
- the LOC118503228 gene encoding uncharacterized protein LOC118503228, whose amino-acid sequence MRSFVVIFAVVSLALSGTQCHPRSAAELATDIYRTCLASEHGLKCAKAKALAWMANVAEQDEIPITESLTIVRTGTEEPEQPADTEQQQRSAGVVRLLNNIDSFLSTHALKMTPPAVLASEEARAYIPDTLLQGGLADNLVVPLTEGNVAEGRGFVKKVMIPFLLGIKFKSTVLVPMALALIALKTWKAMTLGLLSLVLSGAMMIFKFAKPKIVNYEVVHYPPPHHVHHVDHHIDHHAPHVHWDAPPAWKKRSMDAHEQAYAGQL is encoded by the exons ATGCGTTCGTTTGTCGTCATATTTGCGGTGGTGTCGCTAGCACTCAGCGGCACCCAGTGCCATCCGCGATCCGCGGCCGAACTTGCCACGGACATCTACCGTACCTGTTTGGCCAGTGAACATGGGCTCAAGTGTGCTAAGGCGAAGGCTCTCGCCTGGATGGCGAATGTGGCTGAGCAGGACGAGATTCCCATCACGGAATCGCTCACGATTGTGCGCACCGGTACGGAGGAACCGGAGCAGCCTGCTGAtactgagcagcagcagcgtagtGCTGGTGTAGTGCGACTGCTTAACAACATCGATAGCTTCCTTTCGACACACGCCCTCAAGATGACACCACCGGCTGTGCTGGCGTCTGAGGAGGCTCGTGCTTACATCCCGGACACCTTGCTGCAGGGAGGACTCGCCGACAATCTGGTCGTACCGCTCACGGAAGGAAACGTTGCGGAAG GACGTGGTTTTGTGAAGAAAGTCATGATTCCCTTCCTGCTGGGCATCAAGTTCAAATCGACCGTGCTGGTTCCGATGGCGCTGGCGCTTATCGCCCTCAAGACCTGGAAGGCCATGACCCTTGGTCTGCTGTCGCTGGTCCTGTCCGGTGCCATGATGATCTTCAAGTTCGCCAAGCCAAAGATCGTCAACTACGAGGTTGTCCATTATCCACCACCTCACCACGTGCATCACGTCGATCACCACATCGACCATCATGCACCGCACGTGCACTGGGATGCACCGCCAGCCTGGAAGAAACGATCCATGGATGCTCACGAGCAGGCCTACGCCGGACAACTGTAA